In Euphorbia lathyris chromosome 10, ddEupLath1.1, whole genome shotgun sequence, a single genomic region encodes these proteins:
- the LOC136210006 gene encoding pentatricopeptide repeat-containing protein At5g40400, with protein sequence MTIKQLMIRNSNKILINSITFASKGPPKQFLSNLGSQLPYSSSSSSYALQIISNSNSKALSNPLYHLLPKTQNPNNIVTIIYSSLREDNSRLTHLQYDIKELLPHLGTNEISRVLLRCQSDSIAAITFFNWVRNDLALKPSNQNYCFLLHILAWSKEFKQAMVFLVELIRSSSPSEDLFRSLVLCCEDCNWDPVIFDMLIKAYVKEGMIREGFRSFLKMVEIGYVPSVIATNCLLNGLLKLNCIDECWQVYAEMGRVGIHANTCTFNILIHVLCQDEDISKANIFLEKMEEEGFEADIVTYNTLISCYCRKQRLSDAFYLYRIMYRRGVFPDLVSYTTLMNGLCKEGRLREAHQLFHRMIHRGLNLDIVSFNTLICAYCKEGKMHEARSLLHEMIGSRICPDSFTCRVLVEGHKKEGRMISALNLVVELERYGVPISWDIYDYLIVCVCEEDRPFAAKSLLERVLRRGYAPSVETYCKLIETLCKKDSVADGLLLKADMLQRNLKPNLTTYKALICCLCRMGKSREAECLMEEMVQCGDPEICKALVSMFCREKDVGKAESLMEFFARKFQIFDTESYNILIKTFCEFNDDANKLIELQDRMLKLGFAPNHVSFKQMIHGLWKAMEVEKDKLVLQLN encoded by the coding sequence ATGACTATTAAGCAGCTAATGATTAGAAATTCGAACAAAATTCTTATAAATTCAATAACTTTTGCATCTAAGGGTCCTCCAAAGCAATTTTTGAGCAATTTGGGATCGCAATTACCCTACTCTTCTTCTTCTAGTTCTTATGCTCTTCAGATAATATCGAATTCTAACTCAAAAGCACTGTCAAACCCTCTCTACCATCTCCTTCCTAAAACCCAAAACCCCAACAACATAGTCACTATCATTTACTCCTCCCTCAGAGAAGACAACTCTCGATTAACCCATCTTCAATATGATATCAAAGAGCTCCTCCCTCATCTGGGTACCAATGAAATCTCCAGGGTTTTGTTGAGATGTCAGTCTGATTCTATTGCAGCAATTACTTTCTTCAATTGGGTCAGAAATGACCTGGCTCTTAAACCCTCGAACCAGAACTACTGTTTCCTTCTTCACATACTTGCTTGGTCAAAGGAATTCAAACAAGCTATGGTGTTTTTAGTCGAATTGATTAGAAGTTCCTCACCTAGTGAAGATCTATTTCGAAGTCTGGTTTTATGCTGTGAAGATTGCAATTGGGACCCTGTCATTTTCGATATGCTAATCAAGGCATATGTCAAAGAGGGCATGATTAGAGAGGGTTTTAGGTCGTTTTTGAAGATGGTAGAGATTGGTTATGTTCCAAGTGTGATTGCTACTAATTGTCTCTTGAATGGGTTGTTGAAGTTGAATTGTATTGATGAATGTTGGCAGGTTTATGCAGAGATGGGGAGAGTTGGGATACACGCAAATACTTGTACTTTTAACATACTAATTCATGTTTTGTGCCAGGATGAGGATATCAGTAAGGCAAATATCTtcctggagaagatggaggaagAAGGGTTTGAGGCAGATATTGTGACTTATAATACACTAATCAGCTGCTATTGCAGAAAGCAAAGATTGAGTGATGCATTTTACTTATACAGGATAATGTATAGAAGAGGTGTGTTTCCTGATTTGGTTTCTTATACAACATTGATGAATGGTCTTTGCAAAGAAGGGAGGTTAAGAGAGGCTCACCAGCTCTTCCATAGAATGATCCACAGGGGGTTGAATCTGGACATTGTTTCGTTTAATACTCTTATCTGTGCTTATTGTAAGGAAGGAAAGATGCATGAGGCAAGGTCCTTGTTACATGAGATGATAGGAAGCAGGATTTGCCCTGATAGTTTTACGTGCCGGGTTCTTGTGGAAGGACATAAAAAAGAGGGTAGGATGATTTCAGCATTAAATTTGGTTGTTGAGCTTGAGAGATATGGTGTTCCAATTTCTTGGGATATATATGATTATCTAATAGTTTGTGTATGTGAAGAAGACCGTCCATTTGCTGCAAAAAGTCTCCTGGAAAGAGTTTTGCGTCGGGGTTATGCTCCTAGTGTTGAAACCTATTGTAAACTCATTGAAACTCTGTGCAAAAAAGATTCAGTAGCAGATGGATTACTTTTAAAAGCTGATATGCTGCAGAGGAATCTAAAGCCCAATCTTACTACCTATAAAGCTCTCATATGTTGTTTATGCAGAATGGGTAAAAGTAGAGAGGCAGAATGTTTGATGGAAGAGATGGTTCAATGTGGTGATCCAGAAATATGCAAGGCATTAGTGAGTATGTTTTGCAGAGAAAAGGATGTTGGGAAAGCAGAATCTTTAATGGAATTCTTTGCCAGgaaatttcaaatttttgatactGAGAGTTATAACATCCTTATCAAAACCTTTTGTGAGTTTAATGATGATGCTAACAAGTTAATAGAGCTTCAAGATAGGATGTTAAAACTGGGTTTTGCTCCAAATCATGTGTCTTTCAAGCAAATGATTCATGGGTTATGGAAAGCAATGGAAGTGGAGAAAGACAAACTTgttcttcaattaaattga
- the LOC136210008 gene encoding senescence-specific cysteine protease SAG39-like: MAFTTQFPCITLALIFLFGALASQAMAARTLQDASMQAQHEQWMTHYGRVYKDSTEKEMRFNIFKQNVHLIESFNKDEAKSYKLGINQFADLTNEEFKTSRNGFKGHMCSEQAGPFRYENISAIPTSMDWRKKGAVTAIKDQGQCGSCWAFSTVAAVEGITQLTSGKLISLSEQELVDCDTKGEDQGCEGGLMDDGFKFIIGNQGITTETNYPYEAADGTCNTKEEANHAAKITGYEDVPANDEGALTKAVANQPIAVAIDASGSEFQFYSSGIFTGSCGTELDHGVTAVGYGSSSGMNYWVVKNSWGSQWGEEGYIRMQKDIDAKEGLCGIAMQASYPTA; this comes from the exons ATGGCTTTCACAACCCAATTCCCATGCATTACTTTGGCACTAATCTTTCTTTTTGGAGCTTTGGCTTCTCAAGCCATGGCAGCTCGTACTCTCCAAGATGCATCAATGCAGGCACAGCACGAGCAATGGATGACTCACTATGGACGAGTTTACAAGGACTCTACTGAGAAGGAGATGCGATTCAACATCTTCAAGCAaaatgttcatctcattgaATCCTTCAACAAAGATGAAGCCAAATCATACAAGCTAGGCATTAATCAGTTTGCTGATCTTACTAATGAAGAGTTCAAAACCTCAAGAAACGGATTCAAGGGCCATATGTGCTCTGAACAAGCAGGTCCTTTCAGGTATGAAAACATTAGTGCAATCCCAACTTCAATGGACTGGAGAAAGAAAGGTGCAGTTACCGCTATTAAGGACCAGGGCCAGTGTG GATCGTGCTGGGCATTTTCAACTGTTGCTGCAGTGGAAGGAATTACTCAGCTAACAAGTGGCAAGTTGATTTCACTTTCAGAGCAAGAACTAGTTGATTGTGACACTAAGGGAGAGGATCAAGGTTGTGAAGGTGGACTCATGGATGATGGTTTCAAATTCATCATAGGGAACCAAGGAATAACGACTGAAACTAACTATCCTTATGAGGCTGCAGATGGAACTTGTAACACAAAAGAGGAGGCTAACCATGCAGCCAAGATCACCGGTTACGAAGATGTACCAGCAAATGATGAGGGGGCATTGACGAAGGCAGTAGCAAACCAACCAATTGCAGTTGCAATAGATGCAAGTGGTTCTGAATTTCAGTTCTATTCAAGTGGGATATTTACAGGATCATGTGGGACTGAACTGGATCATGGTGTTACGGCTGTTGGGTATGGATCCAGCAGTGGAATGAATTATTGGGTGGTAAAGAATTCATGGGGAAGTCAATGGGGAGAAGAAGGGTACATAAGAATGCAAAAGGATATCGATGCAAAGGAAGGACTTTGTGGCATTGCAATGCAAGCATCTTACCCTACTGCCTAA